From Cellulomonas fimi ATCC 484, a single genomic window includes:
- a CDS encoding ABC transporter ATP-binding protein has translation MRVRGLRKTYRTFTLRQVVAVDHLDLTVPAGGVHAFLGPNGSGKTTTIRMLLGLARPDAGSVHVFGTPVPERLPDVVGRVGAIVENPKFVPGFSGRRNLRLLATAVGVPHTRVEEVLERVGLRERGVDQFRRYSLGMKQRLAIAATLLKDPDLLVFDEPTNGLDPAGIRDVRATMRGLADEGRTVLVSSHVLAEVEQVADTVSVVARGRLVAEGTVAQLLTGGGPAPVRVGVPDAGPARDLLAAQGWTVRPDGRSLLVQGAPGAARVNEVLARGGVFADELLEVRRDLESVFLELTGTPTSGEGAA, from the coding sequence GTGCGCGTGCGCGGGCTGCGCAAGACGTACCGGACCTTCACGCTCCGGCAGGTCGTCGCGGTCGACCACCTGGACCTCACCGTCCCCGCGGGCGGCGTGCACGCGTTCCTCGGCCCCAACGGCTCGGGCAAGACGACGACGATCCGGATGCTCCTCGGCCTCGCGCGCCCCGACGCGGGGTCGGTGCACGTGTTCGGCACCCCGGTGCCGGAGCGGCTGCCCGACGTCGTCGGTCGCGTCGGGGCCATCGTCGAGAACCCCAAGTTCGTCCCCGGCTTCTCCGGCCGCCGCAACCTGCGCCTGCTCGCGACGGCCGTCGGCGTGCCGCACACGCGCGTCGAGGAGGTGCTCGAGCGCGTCGGCCTGCGCGAGCGCGGCGTCGACCAGTTCCGCCGCTACTCGCTCGGCATGAAGCAGCGGCTCGCGATCGCCGCGACCCTGCTCAAGGACCCGGACCTGCTGGTCTTCGACGAGCCGACCAACGGGCTCGACCCCGCGGGCATCCGCGACGTCCGCGCGACCATGCGCGGGCTGGCGGACGAGGGCCGCACGGTGCTCGTCTCGAGCCACGTGCTCGCCGAGGTGGAGCAGGTCGCCGACACGGTGTCCGTCGTCGCGCGCGGTCGTCTGGTCGCCGAGGGGACGGTCGCGCAGCTGCTGACGGGCGGCGGCCCCGCGCCCGTGCGCGTCGGCGTCCCGGACGCGGGTCCGGCGCGCGACCTGCTCGCCGCGCAGGGATGGACCGTGCGGCCGGACGGCCGGTCGCTGCTCGTGCAGGGCGCGCCCGGCGCGGCACGGGTCAACGAGGTGCTCGCGCGCGGGGGCGTGTTCGCCGACGAGCTCCTCGAGGTCCGGCGGGACCTCGAGTCGGTGTTCCTCGAGCTCACGGGCACGCCGACCAGCGGGGAGGGCGCGGCATGA
- a CDS encoding ABC transporter permease: MTATTSTTTTSPAPRRSHPARLPGTLALGVERARYELRVFFRERDAVVFIFAYPVIMMAIFAAVFGQDGATVQAGGVDIPFAQYFLPGMIATGVVLSSFQSLAISISVERDEGGLKRLRGTPLPAAAYFLGKIGQVLGTQLVQTTILLAVAVALFDVTLPDTAGDWLTFAWVYLLGTAAGAVCGVAFSSVPRSGRSASAVVTPIVLVLQFISGVFFQWDSLPGWMQQVASVFPLRWLVEGMQAVFLPEAVAGDAELVTTAAVLTAWLVVGLVVGVRFFRWRRRDDG, encoded by the coding sequence ATGACCGCCACGACGAGCACCACGACGACGTCGCCCGCACCGCGGCGCTCGCACCCGGCCCGGCTGCCCGGGACGCTGGCGCTGGGCGTCGAGCGGGCCCGCTACGAGCTGCGGGTGTTCTTCCGCGAGCGCGACGCGGTCGTGTTCATCTTCGCCTACCCCGTCATCATGATGGCGATCTTCGCCGCGGTGTTCGGGCAGGACGGCGCGACCGTGCAGGCCGGGGGCGTCGACATCCCGTTCGCGCAGTACTTCCTGCCGGGGATGATCGCCACGGGCGTCGTGCTGTCGAGCTTCCAGTCCCTCGCGATCTCGATCTCGGTGGAGCGTGACGAGGGCGGGCTCAAGCGGCTGCGCGGCACCCCGCTGCCCGCGGCGGCGTACTTCCTCGGCAAGATCGGCCAGGTGCTCGGCACGCAGCTCGTGCAGACCACGATCCTGCTGGCCGTCGCGGTCGCGCTGTTCGACGTGACGCTGCCCGACACGGCGGGCGACTGGCTGACGTTCGCGTGGGTGTACCTGCTGGGGACCGCCGCGGGCGCGGTGTGCGGCGTCGCGTTCTCCTCCGTCCCGCGCTCGGGCCGGTCGGCGAGCGCGGTCGTCACGCCGATCGTGCTCGTGCTGCAGTTCATCTCCGGCGTGTTCTTCCAGTGGGACAGCCTGCCCGGCTGGATGCAGCAGGTCGCGTCGGTGTTCCCGCTGCGGTGGCTGGTCGAGGGCATGCAGGCGGTGTTCCTGCCGGAGGCCGTCGCGGGCGACGCGGAGCTCGTGACGACGGCCGCCGTGCTGACGGCGTGGCTCGTGGTCGGCCTCGTCGTCGGCGTGCGGTTCTTCCGCTGGCGGCGGCGTGACGACGGCTAG
- a CDS encoding ABC transporter ATP-binding protein, whose protein sequence is MTTRPSSSPAIEVAGLRKRYGRKQAVDGLDLSVERGEIVAILGPNGAGKTTTVEILEGFRHRDDGVVRVLGEDPQTADRDWRARIGVVLQGTNDLAEATVAELVRHFARYYPDPRDPDEVIDAVGLREKARVRARQLSGGQRRRLDVALGIVGRPELVFLDEPTTGFDPQARRSFWDLVEGLRSDGTTILLTTHYLEEAERLADRVVVVADGRVVAEGTPDDLGGRGARQAVVRWVDAGGTHEVRTDTPTRTVTELAARYDEIPELQVLRPTLEDVYLGLLQGAGAQVHELQEAVR, encoded by the coding sequence ATGACCACACGACCCAGCAGCTCCCCGGCCATCGAGGTCGCGGGCCTGCGCAAGCGGTACGGGCGCAAGCAGGCCGTCGACGGCCTCGACCTGAGTGTCGAGCGCGGGGAGATCGTCGCGATCCTCGGCCCCAACGGCGCCGGCAAGACGACGACGGTCGAGATCCTCGAGGGGTTCCGGCACCGCGACGACGGCGTGGTCCGCGTGCTGGGGGAGGACCCGCAGACCGCGGACCGCGACTGGCGCGCACGGATCGGCGTCGTGCTCCAGGGCACGAACGACCTCGCGGAGGCGACGGTCGCCGAGCTCGTGCGGCACTTCGCCCGCTACTACCCGGACCCGCGCGACCCGGACGAGGTGATCGACGCCGTCGGGCTGCGCGAGAAGGCGCGCGTGCGCGCGCGTCAGCTCTCGGGCGGGCAGCGCCGCCGTCTCGACGTCGCTCTCGGCATCGTCGGCCGGCCCGAGCTGGTGTTCCTGGACGAGCCGACCACGGGGTTCGACCCGCAGGCGCGGCGCTCGTTCTGGGACCTCGTCGAGGGCCTGCGCAGCGACGGCACGACGATCCTGCTCACGACGCACTACCTCGAGGAGGCCGAGCGGCTCGCCGACCGGGTCGTGGTCGTCGCCGACGGGCGGGTCGTCGCGGAGGGCACGCCCGACGACCTGGGCGGGCGCGGCGCACGGCAGGCGGTCGTCCGCTGGGTCGACGCCGGCGGGACGCACGAGGTCCGCACCGACACCCCGACCCGCACGGTGACCGAGCTGGCCGCCCGCTACGACGAGATCCCGGAGCTGCAGGTGCTGCGCCCGACGCTCGAGGACGTCTACCTCGGGCTGCTGCAGGGCGCCGGCGCGCAGGTCCACGAGCTGCAGGAGGCCGTGCGATGA
- a CDS encoding AMIN-like domain-containing (lipo)protein: protein MAKGSSVVGVVVGLALVAGVAGCGRAAPDAGASPGPTPSRSASSPSSSAPTTSPSATADDATADGDFSPAATVATAEPSGERVTVVDVRVGSHDGYDRVVYELGGGGVPGWRVQYVEQAFQDGSGAPVDVAGEAVLEVWLTGTGYPTDTGQTEFGEDVGPREGTVVEVTRPLTFEGMTQSVVGLDGMPRPFRVFALQDPVRVVVDVQTS, encoded by the coding sequence ATGGCGAAGGGCTCGTCGGTGGTCGGGGTCGTGGTCGGCTTGGCGCTGGTCGCGGGGGTCGCCGGGTGCGGGCGGGCGGCGCCGGACGCGGGCGCGAGCCCGGGGCCGACGCCCAGCCGGTCCGCGAGCTCGCCCTCGTCCTCCGCGCCGACGACGAGCCCGTCGGCGACGGCGGACGACGCGACGGCGGACGGCGACTTCTCGCCCGCCGCGACGGTCGCGACCGCCGAGCCGTCGGGCGAGCGCGTGACCGTCGTCGACGTGCGCGTCGGGTCGCACGACGGGTACGACCGTGTCGTGTACGAGCTGGGCGGCGGCGGCGTGCCCGGGTGGCGCGTGCAGTACGTCGAGCAGGCGTTCCAGGACGGCAGCGGCGCGCCGGTCGACGTCGCGGGTGAGGCAGTCCTGGAGGTCTGGTTGACCGGGACCGGCTACCCCACCGACACCGGGCAGACGGAGTTCGGCGAGGACGTGGGGCCGCGCGAGGGGACCGTCGTCGAGGTGACCCGCCCGCTGACGTTCGAGGGCATGACGCAGTCGGTGGTCGGGCTCGACGGGATGCCGCGCCCGTTCCGGGTGTTCGCGCTGCAGGACCCGGTGCGCGTCGTCGTGGACGTGCAGACCTCCTGA